From a single Paenibacillus sp. FSL W8-0426 genomic region:
- the spoIIE gene encoding stage II sporulation protein E — translation MEKWNVIQFPGWKAGKERTKAWEDLSGRIKQWFSSRKAVQFVAARKWVMLLTAMGFLLGKAMILNELSPFAIAYFAVIAFMRKDYVIPVGIALLAGSFFAPFPVVLIVAAEIAIFLLLYKGLSTYDRAELSYAPAMVFMTTFLVKLFAVVIGPSFSWYAMMMLTLDSVLSFVLTLVFIQAIPLFTFRKKKLNLKSEEILCLIILLASVMTGAVGWTIQSLSVEHMLSRYLILIFALVGGAPLGASVGVITGLILSLADMSAIYQMSLLAFAGMLAGMLREGKRPGVILGMLLGSSILSIYLGGPNDVMNSLWETCAAIALFILTPKSIMAAISRYVPGTQDHTKSQHEYAKRIRDVTAERVTRFSQVFRQLSRSFDQMSGAGEAVKNEGGMEHFMNAVAEGTCASCFKRSQCWDAKFIQTYRYMTDVMSSIEANPEMTAEQIPVGWNRICAKPEEVLEVMRAQYGLYQHDLQWKRQIMDSRQLVAEQLSGVSQVMEDLAREIQRESEEMVQQEEQIREALESFGLSIHSIEIISLEAGNVEIEIVHAYTRGFDECRKMIAPLISEVLDEHIAVLHETMTDPKQGLATVTFGSAKTFEITTGVAAAAKGGDLFSGDSFSTVEMGNGTFAVALSDGMGNGERARMESSAALNILEQLLQSGMDEKLAIKSVNSILMLRSPEEMYATVDMALIDEYSAETTFMKIGSTPSFIKRGHEVIQVSASNLPIGIIKDIEVDLVTVQLQPGDILIMMTDGIYDAPGYAVNKELWIKRLIQEVSSEDPQEVADCLLESVIRYQQHEIYDDMTVIVAKVEHYHPEWATLRVPGISRMERPRTVS, via the coding sequence ATGGAAAAGTGGAATGTCATTCAATTTCCGGGATGGAAAGCAGGGAAAGAACGTACGAAGGCGTGGGAGGATCTGTCCGGAAGAATCAAGCAATGGTTCAGCTCCCGCAAGGCGGTCCAGTTCGTTGCTGCACGGAAGTGGGTAATGCTGCTCACTGCGATGGGTTTTTTACTCGGGAAGGCGATGATTTTGAATGAACTGTCCCCCTTTGCCATCGCGTATTTTGCCGTCATTGCGTTTATGCGGAAAGACTATGTCATCCCTGTGGGCATTGCTTTGCTGGCAGGCAGCTTCTTCGCGCCCTTCCCGGTTGTGCTGATCGTTGCGGCCGAAATTGCCATTTTCCTGCTGCTCTACAAAGGTTTGTCCACATATGATCGCGCTGAATTATCCTATGCGCCGGCCATGGTGTTCATGACCACTTTTCTGGTCAAGCTGTTTGCCGTCGTGATCGGCCCTTCGTTCAGCTGGTATGCCATGATGATGCTGACGCTGGATTCGGTGCTCAGTTTCGTGCTTACCCTTGTGTTCATACAAGCGATTCCACTCTTCACGTTCCGCAAAAAAAAGCTTAACTTGAAAAGCGAGGAGATCCTTTGCTTGATCATTCTGCTCGCTTCCGTCATGACAGGCGCCGTAGGATGGACGATACAATCTCTCTCCGTGGAACATATGTTATCGCGATACCTAATTTTGATCTTTGCTTTGGTAGGCGGAGCGCCCTTGGGAGCTTCGGTCGGGGTCATAACCGGCCTGATCTTGAGCCTGGCTGATATGAGCGCCATCTATCAGATGAGTTTGCTCGCCTTTGCCGGGATGCTGGCCGGGATGCTGCGGGAGGGGAAACGCCCAGGCGTTATACTCGGCATGCTGCTCGGCTCATCTATTCTGTCTATCTACCTTGGCGGGCCTAATGACGTAATGAATTCGTTATGGGAAACCTGTGCAGCCATCGCCTTGTTCATACTTACCCCCAAAAGCATTATGGCCGCCATATCCAGATATGTGCCAGGCACGCAAGACCACACGAAGTCACAGCATGAGTATGCCAAACGCATTCGCGACGTGACGGCAGAGCGGGTTACCCGCTTTTCGCAAGTGTTCCGCCAGTTGTCCCGAAGCTTCGACCAGATGTCAGGGGCGGGCGAAGCCGTAAAAAATGAGGGTGGTATGGAGCATTTCATGAATGCTGTTGCGGAGGGCACCTGCGCGTCCTGCTTCAAACGTTCCCAATGCTGGGACGCCAAGTTCATTCAAACCTATAGGTATATGACTGACGTGATGAGTTCGATTGAGGCCAACCCCGAGATGACGGCAGAGCAGATTCCGGTGGGATGGAACCGGATCTGTGCCAAACCGGAGGAAGTGCTTGAAGTTATGCGTGCCCAATATGGACTGTATCAGCATGATTTGCAGTGGAAGCGGCAGATCATGGACAGCCGCCAGCTTGTTGCGGAGCAGTTGTCGGGCGTATCCCAGGTGATGGAGGATCTGGCGAGGGAGATTCAGCGGGAAAGCGAGGAGATGGTGCAGCAGGAGGAACAAATTCGGGAAGCGCTGGAATCATTCGGCCTGTCGATTCATTCCATCGAGATCATTAGTCTGGAGGCAGGCAATGTGGAAATTGAAATTGTCCACGCCTACACGCGGGGGTTTGACGAGTGCCGCAAAATGATCGCTCCGCTCATTTCGGAGGTGCTGGACGAGCACATTGCCGTCCTGCATGAAACGATGACCGATCCTAAACAGGGGCTGGCTACCGTCACCTTCGGGTCGGCCAAAACGTTTGAGATTACGACTGGAGTGGCCGCCGCAGCCAAAGGCGGGGATCTGTTTTCCGGCGATAGTTTCAGCACGGTGGAGATGGGGAACGGCACGTTCGCGGTAGCCCTCAGCGATGGCATGGGCAATGGTGAGCGGGCACGGATGGAGAGCAGTGCGGCTTTAAATATATTGGAGCAGCTGCTGCAATCCGGGATGGATGAAAAACTGGCGATCAAATCGGTGAATTCCATTCTGATGCTGCGGTCCCCTGAAGAAATGTATGCTACTGTCGATATGGCGCTCATTGACGAGTATTCGGCCGAAACCACCTTCATGAAGATCGGCTCAACGCCGAGTTTCATTAAAAGGGGACACGAGGTCATTCAAGTGTCGGCCAGCAATCTCCCGATCGGCATCATCAAAGATATCGAGGTCGATCTGGTGACCGTACAGCTCCAGCCCGGCGATATTTTGATCATGATGACAGACGGCATTTATGATGCACCCGGTTATGCCGTGAACAAAGAACTGTGGATCAAACGCCTGATTCAGGAGGTGAGCAGCGAAGACCCGCAGGAAGTGGCGGACTGCCTGTTGGAGAGCGTGATCCGATACCAGCAGCATGAGATTTATGACGACATGACCGTGATCGTGGCCAAGGTAGAGCACTACCATCCGGAGTGGGCCACATTGCGGGTCCCCGGAATTAGCCGGATGGAACGGCCGCGCACCGTAAGTTGA
- the yabQ gene encoding spore cortex biosynthesis protein YabQ has translation MSPDTQWITLVWMVLSGAVMGVAYDSYRVLCGQLRFPRWSVHTLDLLYWIASALFVFRMLYAGNHGQLRFYVFLGLIVGVCFYFWLLSVTTQRFVVMLIKLARTLIHWCGHILNVLVVMPAKGVYKLVRVLLGFILAILLFVGKLVLQCLVPFGKLLRWMFRPLLKHWVTPRWMIQAWTRVAAIWKRWF, from the coding sequence ATGAGTCCGGATACTCAATGGATCACTTTGGTGTGGATGGTCCTTTCGGGAGCCGTAATGGGAGTGGCCTATGACAGTTACCGGGTGTTATGCGGGCAACTACGATTCCCGAGATGGAGCGTCCACACGCTCGATCTGTTGTATTGGATCGCTTCGGCGCTGTTCGTTTTTCGGATGCTGTACGCCGGCAACCATGGGCAGCTGCGTTTTTATGTCTTTTTGGGGCTGATTGTGGGGGTTTGCTTCTATTTTTGGCTTTTAAGTGTTACAACCCAACGTTTTGTGGTAATGTTAATTAAACTCGCAAGAACGCTGATTCATTGGTGTGGACATATCCTTAACGTCCTTGTCGTCATGCCCGCCAAAGGGGTATATAAGCTAGTGCGCGTGTTGTTGGGATTTATACTGGCGATTCTCCTTTTTGTGGGCAAGCTCGTATTACAATGCTTGGTGCCTTTCGGAAAGCTGCTTCGCTGGATGTTCAGGCCGCTGCTGAAGCATTGGGTAACGCCGCGCTGGATGATTCAGGCGTGGACAAGGGTTGCAGCGATATGGAAACGCTGGTTTTAA
- a CDS encoding serine/threonine protein kinase, protein MTTLSDASFPPGTVITGKWNRSRYTVRKLLGKGANGIVFLVQRRENGKHYALKMGFDPVDLQSEVNVLKSFQLQRKHEALQQSGIPSYLKEVDDYSVEGRDIPFYVMRYVRGEAFHHFIRRQGTEWTIVVGLRLLQKLSQLHQAGWVFGDLKPQNVLVTDYGQVELIDYGGVTSMGRSVKQFTEWYDRGFWNAGSRAADGTYDIFAFALLLIHVLEGEELKRLAAEGLPQLRSVNQLVALVMRSERMKPLQSWTVQALRGQFTDAEQAIRGWKEMMARPSKLRRSSRGATPGWLKSAFAISIIILIVALIYALLN, encoded by the coding sequence GTGACAACGTTGTCTGATGCTTCTTTCCCGCCGGGCACCGTCATTACGGGAAAATGGAATCGAAGCCGTTATACCGTCCGGAAGCTGCTGGGCAAGGGGGCCAACGGCATCGTTTTTCTTGTCCAGCGGCGGGAAAACGGGAAACATTATGCACTCAAAATGGGGTTCGATCCGGTAGATCTGCAATCGGAAGTCAACGTGCTCAAATCGTTTCAACTGCAACGCAAGCACGAGGCCTTGCAACAGAGCGGCATTCCTTCTTATTTAAAAGAGGTTGACGATTACTCCGTTGAGGGACGGGATATCCCCTTCTACGTGATGCGTTACGTTCGCGGCGAGGCATTTCATCACTTTATAAGGCGCCAGGGAACGGAGTGGACAATCGTTGTCGGTCTGCGGTTGCTGCAGAAGCTGTCCCAACTGCATCAGGCCGGATGGGTGTTCGGAGACCTCAAACCGCAGAACGTGCTCGTAACCGATTACGGCCAAGTCGAACTGATTGATTACGGCGGTGTAACATCGATGGGGCGCAGCGTCAAACAATTTACCGAATGGTATGATCGCGGATTCTGGAATGCAGGGAGCCGTGCTGCTGACGGGACTTATGATATTTTTGCATTTGCTTTATTGCTTATTCATGTGTTGGAGGGAGAAGAATTAAAAAGGCTGGCAGCAGAGGGGTTGCCGCAATTGCGGAGCGTCAATCAACTCGTTGCCCTGGTCATGCGCAGCGAGCGGATGAAGCCGCTCCAGAGCTGGACGGTCCAAGCCTTGCGGGGACAGTTCACCGATGCGGAGCAAGCGATTCGCGGCTGGAAAGAGATGATGGCGCGGCCGTCCAAGCTCCGCCGTTCGTCCAGAGGTGCGACGCCGGGCTGGCTTAAAAGCGCATTTGCCATTTCTATCATTATACTTATTGTGGCGCTCATCTATGCACTCCTGAACTGA
- the yabP gene encoding sporulation protein YabP produces the protein MVEYGKPKQHHVNMQNRKLLDLTGVSNVESFDSEEFLLQTELGHLTIRGHNLHIKNLNLEEGLLSIEGTVSSLQYLDPGSQTKNGKGLFGKMFR, from the coding sequence ATGGTTGAGTACGGTAAGCCAAAGCAGCATCATGTGAACATGCAAAATCGAAAGCTGTTGGATCTGACAGGTGTTTCGAATGTGGAGAGTTTTGACAGCGAGGAGTTTTTGCTTCAAACTGAACTTGGACATTTGACCATCCGCGGACATAATTTACATATCAAAAACCTGAACTTGGAGGAAGGTTTGCTGTCCATAGAAGGTACAGTGAGTTCACTCCAGTATCTGGACCCCGGTTCCCAGACCAAAAACGGCAAGGGCTTGTTCGGCAAGATGTTCCGATGA
- a CDS encoding S1 domain-containing RNA-binding protein produces the protein MAIEVGTKLEGKVTGITHFGAFVDLSGGVTGLVHISEIADNYVKDVNDHLKLNDVVTVKVINVDKDGKIGLSIKQAVDKPVEQQTQSRPPRGPRPERSGGDRERFGGGGGGGFNRDRGGRSFKPAAGKPSFEDKMSRFLKDSEERISSLKKNTEGKRGGRGAKRV, from the coding sequence ATGGCAATTGAAGTGGGCACCAAGTTAGAGGGCAAGGTGACAGGCATCACGCATTTTGGAGCATTTGTGGATCTGTCAGGAGGTGTCACGGGTCTCGTTCACATCTCGGAAATCGCCGACAATTACGTCAAAGATGTCAACGACCACCTGAAGCTTAATGACGTGGTTACAGTGAAGGTCATCAACGTTGACAAAGACGGAAAGATCGGACTTTCAATCAAGCAGGCTGTTGACAAACCGGTTGAGCAACAGACGCAGTCGAGACCCCCGAGAGGTCCTAGACCGGAACGCAGTGGAGGAGATCGCGAACGTTTCGGTGGCGGCGGCGGAGGTGGTTTCAACCGTGACCGCGGAGGACGTTCCTTCAAGCCCGCAGCAGGCAAACCTTCATTTGAGGATAAAATGTCACGCTTCCTGAAAGATAGCGAGGAACGGATCTCTTCGCTCAAGAAGAACACGGAAGGCAAACGCGGAGGTCGCGGAGCTAAACGTGTCTAA
- a CDS encoding VWA domain-containing protein → MKQILLITDGCSNVGTSPVLAAAEAHEEGITVNVVGVIDYGTIGELGSREIEDIARAGGGISQIVGTRQLAQTMQMMTRKTVVQTIQQAVNRELTQIFGENSPKSVTDLAPAQRAQVVEVMDNMTETAPLQVVLLIDVSASMKPKLPAVEEGIRDLMLSLQARVGKSRLAVFHFPGRHSGEEAVMDIDWTDDPGSVKSLFGRLQMKGATPTGPAIQRVIDFYRYGTLEEQQEIEGNYRIEREGMLGDNVV, encoded by the coding sequence ATGAAGCAAATTCTATTGATTACCGACGGTTGTTCCAATGTGGGCACAAGCCCTGTGCTTGCTGCGGCTGAGGCGCATGAAGAAGGCATAACTGTGAATGTGGTCGGGGTTATCGATTATGGCACGATTGGAGAACTCGGAAGCCGAGAAATCGAAGACATTGCCAGAGCAGGAGGAGGGATCAGTCAGATCGTGGGCACCAGACAGCTGGCCCAAACGATGCAGATGATGACCAGAAAAACGGTGGTACAGACGATCCAACAGGCCGTTAACCGCGAGCTCACGCAGATTTTCGGAGAAAACTCGCCTAAAAGCGTGACCGATCTTGCGCCTGCGCAGCGGGCGCAGGTTGTTGAAGTTATGGATAACATGACGGAAACCGCTCCGCTGCAGGTTGTGCTGCTGATCGACGTCAGTGCAAGCATGAAGCCCAAGCTGCCTGCCGTGGAAGAAGGCATCCGCGACTTGATGCTAAGCTTGCAGGCGAGGGTTGGAAAGAGCCGGCTTGCGGTATTTCACTTTCCCGGCCGGCACAGCGGTGAAGAGGCCGTGATGGATATAGACTGGACGGACGATCCTGGCAGCGTGAAGTCGCTGTTTGGACGTCTGCAAATGAAAGGCGCGACGCCCACGGGACCCGCGATTCAGAGGGTGATTGATTTTTATCGTTATGGTACACTGGAGGAACAGCAGGAAATAGAAGGGAACTATCGCATTGAAAGAGAAGGGATGCTCGGTGACAACGTTGTCTGA
- a CDS encoding septum formation initiator family protein, producing the protein MGRTTLGRTAAPTGQGKSAASRRRLMLWMVFVVLFTIWALYTFFVQNAQISDKSSRLAAQQASQEETLKKLDQLKYEVSRLKDPEYIGQLARKKGYYLPEETPIKVEGSGN; encoded by the coding sequence ATGGGCAGAACAACCTTGGGGCGAACCGCCGCTCCAACAGGCCAGGGGAAATCTGCTGCTTCACGAAGAAGGTTGATGTTATGGATGGTTTTTGTTGTTTTATTCACCATCTGGGCACTCTATACGTTCTTCGTACAGAACGCACAGATTTCGGACAAGAGCTCTCGACTGGCCGCTCAACAGGCATCCCAGGAAGAGACGTTGAAAAAGCTGGATCAGTTGAAGTATGAAGTCAGCCGGTTGAAGGACCCTGAATACATAGGACAGCTGGCACGTAAAAAAGGGTATTACCTCCCTGAAGAAACGCCGATTAAGGTAGAGGGCTCAGGAAACTGA